One Desulfobulbus oligotrophicus DNA segment encodes these proteins:
- a CDS encoding DMSO/selenate family reductase complex A subunit: MVKSNLYAPSIGRREFMKLGLLLGTGAFVDLYGLPSIAGNIPAGEKTVWSNCWAHCHCSCLLKMVVEGDRIKRVETDDMGDDTFGMHQTRACLRGRSLHKRTYAPDRIKYPLRRVGKRGEGKFERITWEEAYEEVHLRLKNIIATYGNDSIFCRIGYNSIPGPYHFVERFLNSIGGHVEAHGNYSNAQINEAVKLTYGGHFNDSSPMEMAFSDLIVLFGDNPAVTRMSGGGGTYLYQVGKNKSKARTIIIDPRYTETACGREDQWIPIRPGTDAALVEAVAYVLITENRVDEGFLRTHCYGYDAEEGDPEKGIPPLPAHLGYKAYILGTAPGETPKTPEWAAPICGVPVQTIVQLARDIANARAPFIAQGWGLQRQAAGEQNSRAVCMLPILVGKLGMRGTCNGANAFSAPESNMVMMPFGDNKVKAKVPCFLWPQAVLDGKNMTAKKDCIRGADGLKTDIKCVVQYQGNWLLNQHGGTNQLAELLRDESKLEFIFIMENHMTASARYADILLPSITWPENSRYNVYGTYAVYAEPVVERLFGCPHPYDVFTELARRFGVEKQFTEGRTWDQWQDHLYVQTREKSPNLPPIEELKAKKAIRLPYDPDEERFGMKKFRQDPGANPLKTPSGKIEIYSLELAQRAQTWIMPEGEKLTPLPQYCETWEGYSETGKSQYPLQFISYKPRSRAHSTFGNIPWLQEAVEDCLHINPIDAQARNIRQHQLVEVFNDRGKIHVPVRITPRIMPGVVAKAEGTQYSPDTRGVDTGHCANTLTKLGGRSHVVKANAVNTCLVDVKAV, from the coding sequence ATAGTCAAGTCCAACCTATATGCACCTTCTATAGGTAGACGCGAATTTATGAAATTGGGTCTTCTCCTGGGTACAGGAGCTTTTGTAGACCTGTACGGTCTGCCATCCATTGCCGGTAATATTCCTGCAGGTGAAAAAACAGTATGGTCCAACTGTTGGGCACATTGCCATTGTAGTTGTCTGTTAAAAATGGTCGTGGAAGGAGATAGAATTAAGCGCGTGGAAACAGATGACATGGGTGATGACACCTTTGGTATGCATCAGACCAGGGCCTGTCTTCGCGGACGCTCTCTGCATAAGCGGACCTATGCCCCTGACCGTATCAAATATCCCCTGCGTCGTGTCGGTAAACGAGGTGAAGGTAAATTCGAGCGTATCACCTGGGAAGAAGCATATGAAGAAGTGCATTTGCGACTAAAGAATATCATTGCTACATATGGAAATGACTCAATCTTTTGTCGGATCGGCTACAATAGCATTCCCGGCCCCTATCATTTTGTGGAGCGTTTTCTCAATTCCATAGGGGGGCATGTTGAGGCGCATGGCAACTACAGTAACGCTCAAATTAATGAAGCCGTCAAGCTCACGTATGGTGGACATTTTAATGATTCTTCCCCCATGGAAATGGCCTTTAGCGACCTTATTGTGCTTTTTGGAGATAACCCGGCTGTAACGCGCATGAGTGGCGGGGGCGGAACCTATCTGTATCAGGTGGGCAAAAACAAAAGCAAGGCACGGACCATTATCATAGATCCCCGTTACACTGAAACCGCCTGTGGTCGTGAAGACCAGTGGATTCCCATTCGACCCGGCACTGATGCTGCTTTGGTGGAAGCCGTTGCCTATGTTTTGATCACTGAAAATCGTGTGGATGAGGGGTTTTTACGCACACACTGCTATGGTTATGATGCTGAAGAGGGTGATCCGGAAAAAGGCATTCCCCCTTTACCGGCCCATCTGGGATATAAAGCTTATATTCTGGGTACTGCACCCGGTGAAACGCCCAAAACCCCCGAATGGGCCGCGCCGATCTGTGGTGTGCCTGTGCAGACTATAGTCCAGCTGGCCCGTGACATTGCGAATGCCCGGGCTCCTTTTATTGCCCAGGGCTGGGGCTTGCAACGACAGGCTGCTGGAGAACAAAACAGCCGTGCCGTGTGCATGCTGCCTATTTTGGTGGGTAAATTGGGTATGCGTGGAACCTGTAATGGTGCCAACGCCTTTTCTGCACCGGAAAGCAACATGGTAATGATGCCTTTTGGTGACAACAAAGTAAAAGCCAAAGTTCCTTGTTTTCTCTGGCCCCAGGCTGTTCTTGACGGCAAAAATATGACTGCGAAAAAAGATTGTATTCGCGGAGCGGATGGTCTGAAAACCGATATTAAATGTGTGGTCCAGTACCAGGGTAACTGGCTCCTCAATCAGCATGGAGGTACCAACCAGTTGGCTGAACTTTTACGTGATGAGAGCAAGTTGGAATTCATCTTCATCATGGAAAACCACATGACCGCCAGTGCCAGGTATGCAGATATTCTGTTGCCTAGTATCACCTGGCCCGAAAATTCCCGCTATAATGTCTATGGTACCTATGCTGTTTATGCTGAACCCGTGGTAGAAAGGCTTTTTGGCTGTCCTCACCCTTATGATGTGTTCACAGAATTGGCCCGACGTTTTGGCGTTGAAAAGCAGTTTACAGAAGGTCGTACCTGGGATCAATGGCAAGATCATCTGTATGTGCAAACCAGGGAAAAAAGCCCTAATCTTCCGCCCATCGAAGAACTGAAAGCCAAAAAAGCCATACGCTTGCCCTATGACCCTGATGAAGAACGATTCGGCATGAAAAAATTCCGGCAGGATCCTGGCGCAAACCCTTTGAAAACACCTTCAGGGAAAATTGAAATATACTCTTTGGAACTGGCTCAAAGGGCACAAACCTGGATAATGCCTGAAGGGGAAAAACTTACCCCTCTCCCGCAATACTGTGAAACATGGGAAGGGTACAGCGAAACTGGTAAATCCCAATATCCCTTACAATTTATCAGTTACAAACCGCGTTCCAGGGCACATTCCACCTTTGGCAATATACCCTGGTTACAGGAAGCAGTGGAAGATTGCCTGCATATCAACCCCATTGATGCCCAGGCCAGAAACATCCGGCAGCATCAACTGGTGGAGGTTTTTAATGATCGGGGAAAAATTCATGTGCCGGTTCGTATTACCCCGCGAATCATGCCTGGAGTTGTCGCTAAAGCAGAAGGTACACAGTATTCCCCTGACACCCGAGGGGTGGATACAGGGCACTGCGCCAATACCTTGACAAAACTTGGCGGACGCTCCCATGTGGTCAAAGCCAATGCCGTGAACACCTGTTTAGTGGATGTCAAAGCTGTTTAA
- a CDS encoding dimethyl sulfoxide reductase anchor subunit family protein has protein sequence MHQIPLVFFTVLVQATTGILFFSGIKQFRSADKAPWANSMTLQIILWVLFLSGSLASFLHLGKPSNVFNVLQGIKTGSPLSLEVVSVAVFGALLLIYNVLTWKKTQIQKYNVLLGTTVFAGLVLCYAISRVYTLPTVPAWDSAWTTIQFFMSALALGVAGFLFIHSRKQEEDFLESMKIWIIVAIGILFLLMVTIVLYNKWAGNLVVQFDVNTHEWILIIIRLVLLAVSISLLIIALEKDIYSSWLMYTFIFLCVFGSELSGRISFYNMQKISGMLQIFAY, from the coding sequence ATGCATCAAATACCCCTTGTTTTTTTTACTGTGCTCGTTCAGGCAACCACTGGAATATTGTTTTTTTCAGGTATTAAACAGTTTCGATCAGCAGACAAAGCACCATGGGCCAACAGTATGACACTACAGATAATTTTGTGGGTCTTATTTCTATCAGGTTCACTGGCCTCTTTTTTGCACCTGGGCAAACCCAGCAACGTTTTTAATGTCTTGCAGGGAATTAAAACCGGGTCACCTTTAAGCCTGGAAGTGGTCAGTGTGGCTGTTTTTGGAGCTCTGCTGCTGATCTACAACGTCTTAACCTGGAAGAAAACGCAGATTCAAAAATACAATGTTCTTCTTGGAACAACTGTTTTTGCTGGTTTGGTCCTCTGTTATGCCATCTCAAGAGTCTATACCTTGCCGACTGTTCCTGCATGGGATTCTGCCTGGACAACCATACAGTTTTTCATGTCGGCTCTGGCTCTGGGAGTAGCAGGTTTCTTATTTATCCACAGTCGGAAACAGGAAGAAGATTTTTTAGAATCAATGAAGATATGGATCATTGTTGCCATAGGTATCCTCTTCCTGCTTATGGTTACTATTGTTTTGTATAATAAATGGGCTGGGAATCTTGTTGTACAATTTGATGTTAACACCCATGAATGGATCTTGATTATCATACGACTTGTTTTATTGGCTGTAAGCATTTCATTGTTAATAATAGCATTGGAAAAAGATATTTACTCGTCATGGTTGATGTATACATTCATTTTCTTGTGTGTGTTTGGGAGTGAGTTATCAGGCAGGATATCTTTTTACAATATGCAGAAAATTTCCGGGATGTTACAGATTTTTGCGTACTAA
- a CDS encoding DMSO/selenate family reductase complex B subunit, translating into MKEQYGFHVDVEKCTGCKTCQVACRSLKESETGKFYRRVYEYAGGSWQENSDKTWHQDVFAYHVSISCNHCDEPICVRVCPTTAMHKDEKTGIVLVDHKKCIGCRYCEWACPYGAPRFDSQRGQMTKCDGCIDRLNRGEQAMCVTACPLRALDFGPVTKMRERYGLQDEIAPLPEKKYTSPNLVITGGRHARSALSKDGTVLNKKEF; encoded by the coding sequence ATGAAGGAACAGTATGGCTTTCACGTGGATGTTGAAAAATGCACCGGCTGCAAGACCTGCCAGGTGGCGTGCAGATCTTTGAAAGAATCTGAAACAGGTAAATTTTATCGTCGCGTCTATGAATACGCTGGTGGCAGCTGGCAGGAAAACAGCGATAAAACCTGGCATCAGGATGTTTTTGCTTACCATGTCTCCATTAGCTGCAACCACTGTGATGAACCCATTTGTGTCCGTGTTTGCCCGACTACAGCCATGCACAAAGACGAAAAAACAGGGATTGTCCTGGTAGATCATAAAAAATGCATAGGCTGCCGGTACTGCGAGTGGGCCTGTCCCTATGGAGCTCCACGGTTTGATTCCCAGCGTGGACAAATGACCAAATGTGACGGCTGCATAGACAGGTTAAACAGGGGAGAGCAGGCCATGTGTGTTACAGCGTGCCCGCTTCGGGCTCTGGATTTTGGTCCTGTGACCAAAATGCGAGAGAGATACGGGCTTCAAGATGAAATCGCCCCTTTACCGGAAAAAAAATATACCAGCCCCAACTTAGTCATCACCGGCGGCAGACATGCCCGGTCGGCCTTGAGCAAAGATGGCACTGTGCTCAACAAAAAGGAGTTCTGA
- a CDS encoding SLC13 family permease, translating into MSEVISSRFTSKQWFNILLGPALLALTVSLPLFGPVEARFGFGILFWMVWWWISAIIDIKVTCLVPIFVACLYAYMPLGKVLEAYVHQEAALIFGATAIIVAWVRWGFSQRLALNFLMRISGNVRAQTAGWFVLCGIISFVVGNTTVAAMFAPIAVAALMYSGFKTNDDRWNSKAASNILIAVAWGASVGGMATPLGGGQSVITYGLLNKYIGYQIYFTDWSIRMIPVSLCVIAGVAVLMYFMDTDMDRFSGTKEYYKQELAKLGPMSYEEKISLGGFVVAIGLALLEPVYASYTRESPFFGWLNPTKIFCMIPMFLFFMPSRSVPEENILSTSALKKFFPVTILFMWPASVALSKIISGTGASTVFAGWITPFLNINDLMSIAAWTITGNALSQVTTDTAAAGVMVPLAIESMNNWRGLDFGSVAWIWVTGSAVSWSYAVASATGAQGIVAGYGANLRTMFIWGLAAAAVSVIITIAFFYVAIVLLDASFYTMPPAV; encoded by the coding sequence GTGAGCGAAGTGATCTCATCAAGATTTACATCGAAACAGTGGTTCAACATACTGTTAGGGCCGGCCCTGCTGGCCCTGACTGTCAGCCTGCCTCTGTTTGGCCCTGTTGAAGCTCGTTTTGGTTTTGGCATTTTGTTCTGGATGGTCTGGTGGTGGATATCCGCGATCATTGACATCAAGGTAACCTGTCTGGTGCCTATTTTTGTAGCCTGTTTGTACGCGTACATGCCCTTGGGAAAAGTACTTGAAGCTTACGTGCACCAGGAGGCGGCGCTTATTTTTGGAGCCACAGCAATTATTGTAGCCTGGGTGCGGTGGGGTTTCTCCCAACGGTTAGCCCTTAACTTCCTTATGCGTATCAGTGGCAATGTGCGTGCGCAAACCGCAGGGTGGTTTGTTCTTTGTGGTATCATCAGTTTTGTGGTCGGCAACACCACGGTGGCTGCCATGTTTGCACCCATTGCTGTAGCTGCCCTGATGTATTCAGGATTTAAGACAAATGATGACCGCTGGAACTCCAAGGCTGCCTCCAACATCCTTATTGCTGTTGCCTGGGGGGCATCTGTTGGTGGTATGGCAACCCCGCTTGGTGGCGGTCAATCGGTTATCACATACGGTTTGCTCAACAAGTATATCGGCTACCAGATCTACTTTACAGACTGGTCCATTCGTATGATCCCCGTATCGCTTTGTGTTATTGCTGGAGTGGCCGTTCTTATGTACTTCATGGACACGGATATGGACCGTTTCAGCGGAACCAAGGAGTATTATAAACAGGAGTTGGCCAAGCTGGGCCCCATGAGCTATGAGGAAAAAATCTCCCTGGGAGGTTTTGTTGTTGCTATCGGTCTGGCTCTTCTTGAGCCGGTATATGCCTCCTACACCAGGGAATCTCCCTTTTTTGGCTGGCTCAATCCAACCAAAATATTTTGTATGATTCCCATGTTTCTTTTCTTTATGCCTTCCAGATCTGTTCCGGAAGAGAATATTCTTTCAACCAGTGCCTTGAAAAAATTCTTTCCCGTCACCATCTTGTTCATGTGGCCGGCATCTGTAGCTTTAAGTAAAATTATTTCAGGAACAGGCGCATCCACTGTTTTTGCAGGATGGATAACACCGTTTCTTAACATCAATGACCTGATGTCCATTGCTGCCTGGACAATAACCGGCAATGCTCTGTCCCAGGTGACTACAGACACTGCTGCTGCTGGAGTTATGGTCCCCCTGGCCATTGAAAGCATGAATAATTGGCGAGGACTTGATTTTGGATCTGTGGCCTGGATCTGGGTAACGGGATCAGCTGTTAGCTGGAGTTATGCTGTGGCTTCAGCTACAGGTGCTCAAGGGATTGTTGCGGGCTATGGCGCTAACCTGCGGACTATGTTTATATGGGGGTTAGCTGCTGCTGCGGTTTCTGTGATTATAACCATTGCCTTTTTTTATGTTGCTATAGTTTTGCTGGATGCAAGTTTTTATACTATGCCGCCGGCAGTGTAA
- a CDS encoding sulfotransferase family protein, with protein MSIILNERPVFMIGAERSGTTLVMALLGCHSRIAVPEVVWYYPRFYPYLHTYGDLSLESNFRTLATEMVFGLKTPFWGMQVNPRTIVDEVIELAPERSFAGLYAGMHLRFANYVNKPRWGEKTPHNLYFTGPMHEHFPNAQFIYITRDGRDASVDYMESSFGPTNIYCAAHSWKRCWNAVKQWRQPLQDKGLWLDVRYEDLVRHPEEVMRAVCTFLDEPFEEAMFDFYKTDLARARGASRDHAPLGHSISDKYVGIYKDLLSQRDQRIFAAVAGKELEEAGYKNDVSPEMPEPHIIEKYINFDSRIRAATLDGFEGHIVYESYNDWLIDQRKERLKKGIWKESDNPRHFPIGDPDEEMIIGQRAWTQWKQHFCIKRRYEGEVVL; from the coding sequence ATGTCCATTATTTTAAATGAACGGCCAGTATTTATGATTGGAGCGGAGCGCTCAGGAACAACTCTGGTCATGGCTCTTTTAGGTTGTCATTCACGTATCGCTGTGCCTGAAGTTGTGTGGTATTACCCGCGTTTTTATCCGTACCTGCATACCTATGGTGACCTTTCCCTTGAATCGAACTTTCGCACTCTGGCCACGGAAATGGTTTTTGGCCTGAAAACTCCCTTCTGGGGGATGCAAGTGAACCCCCGTACCATTGTTGATGAGGTGATCGAGCTGGCACCGGAGCGCAGCTTTGCCGGTCTGTATGCCGGCATGCATCTGCGCTTTGCAAACTATGTGAACAAACCCCGCTGGGGAGAAAAAACACCGCACAACCTCTACTTTACAGGCCCCATGCACGAGCACTTTCCCAATGCTCAATTTATTTACATTACCAGAGATGGCCGTGATGCAAGTGTTGACTATATGGAATCTTCCTTTGGTCCCACAAACATTTACTGTGCCGCTCATTCCTGGAAGCGTTGCTGGAATGCAGTTAAACAGTGGCGCCAACCCTTACAGGACAAGGGTCTGTGGCTCGATGTTCGCTATGAGGATCTGGTAAGGCATCCGGAAGAGGTCATGCGTGCGGTCTGTACTTTCCTGGATGAGCCCTTTGAAGAAGCCATGTTTGATTTTTACAAAACAGATCTGGCCAGGGCACGGGGCGCCTCTCGCGATCATGCCCCACTGGGACATTCGATCAGTGATAAGTACGTGGGTATTTATAAAGATCTGCTCAGTCAGCGTGATCAGCGGATCTTTGCAGCTGTTGCCGGGAAAGAGTTGGAGGAGGCCGGCTATAAAAACGATGTCTCACCCGAGATGCCCGAACCGCACATAATCGAAAAATACATCAATTTTGACAGCCGTATCCGTGCAGCAACCCTGGACGGCTTTGAAGGCCATATTGTCTATGAAAGCTACAATGACTGGCTCATTGATCAACGCAAAGAGCGCTTGAAGAAGGGCATTTGGAAAGAAAGTGACAACCCCCGCCATTTCCCCATTGGAGACCCGGATGAGGAGATGATCATTGGACAAAGGGCCTGGACGCAGTGGAAGCAGCATTTTTGCATTAAACGACGCTATGAGGGAGAAGTCGTCCTCTAG
- a CDS encoding sulfite exporter TauE/SafE family protein has product MHLLVLGFITLLVGTLIGTVGVGGILLIPALGSFAGLSTHVSMGTALFSFIFTGILGTYLYQRRGSINWEVTIPLCLGALLFGYVGSLTNANTSVRSLNLLLAAVIIFAGVYALKPHTGIISSDGKGKLNRFILLLLIGSMVGFGSGLTGVGGPVLSVPIMVAFGFHPLTSIAASQVVQITAALSGSIGNFRHAFIDFSVAWWITLIELLGVSIGVYLAHTASSSLLKKIVSIVCVIVGSYIFLRSW; this is encoded by the coding sequence ATGCATCTTCTCGTTCTTGGGTTCATCACTCTCCTTGTCGGTACTTTGATAGGGACTGTCGGGGTAGGGGGTATTCTTCTGATTCCAGCACTTGGCTCCTTTGCTGGTCTGTCAACACATGTATCTATGGGTACTGCACTGTTCAGTTTTATCTTTACAGGTATACTGGGTACCTATCTGTATCAGCGGAGAGGCAGTATTAATTGGGAAGTAACAATACCTCTTTGTTTAGGTGCATTGTTGTTCGGATATGTTGGATCTCTTACGAATGCAAACACATCAGTACGAAGTTTAAATCTTCTTCTTGCTGCTGTTATTATATTTGCTGGAGTATATGCTCTCAAACCACACACGGGCATTATCAGCTCAGATGGTAAGGGAAAGCTCAATAGATTTATTCTATTACTGCTGATTGGATCAATGGTTGGTTTTGGTTCTGGATTAACCGGTGTTGGAGGCCCGGTCTTATCTGTACCTATTATGGTTGCTTTCGGATTTCATCCTCTCACCTCTATTGCTGCCAGCCAGGTGGTGCAGATTACGGCTGCATTATCTGGAAGTATTGGAAACTTCAGACATGCATTTATCGATTTTTCCGTTGCCTGGTGGATCACTCTTATAGAACTGCTTGGTGTTTCTATAGGGGTATACCTTGCACATACTGCATCAAGCTCTCTGTTGAAAAAGATTGTCTCAATCGTTTGCGTTATTGTCGGTAGTTATATTTTTCTACGTTCATGGTGA
- a CDS encoding NifU family protein — MEQLQEAARKVLEQIRPTLQRDGGDVEFVELSSDQVLKVRLTGACQGCPMSRVTLKEGIEKFVKNELPTIRAVEAVE, encoded by the coding sequence ATGGAGCAATTACAGGAAGCTGCAAGAAAAGTGCTGGAACAGATCCGGCCAACTTTACAACGTGACGGCGGAGACGTGGAATTTGTCGAATTGAGTTCCGACCAGGTACTCAAAGTCAGGCTCACCGGAGCCTGCCAGGGATGCCCCATGTCACGCGTTACCTTGAAAGAAGGAATCGAGAAGTTTGTTAAAAACGAACTTCCGACTATCCGAGCCGTAGAGGCGGTTGAATAA
- a CDS encoding cell wall hydrolase gives MPIGFVESLLWLSLNIYHESRGEPEIGQLAVAHVTLNRALEDNKSIADVVLAPYQFSWTFQKKSYVPLEINPLQESLRIALKAMVTSDFTKGSTFYHHVNVAPKWAVGKAYIGRYGSHKFYRDTAQPISAALF, from the coding sequence ATGCCTATTGGATTTGTCGAAAGTTTACTTTGGCTGAGTCTTAACATCTATCATGAATCACGCGGCGAACCCGAAATCGGACAACTTGCCGTAGCCCATGTCACCCTCAATCGTGCCCTTGAAGACAACAAGAGTATTGCTGACGTTGTCCTTGCACCCTACCAGTTCAGCTGGACCTTCCAGAAAAAATCCTATGTGCCGCTGGAGATAAACCCCTTGCAGGAGAGCTTGCGTATTGCTCTCAAGGCCATGGTCACCTCGGATTTCACCAAAGGTTCCACCTTTTATCACCACGTGAATGTCGCCCCGAAGTGGGCGGTGGGAAAAGCATACATCGGTCGCTACGGATCCCATAAGTTTTATCGGGACACTGCACAGCCCATATCTGCCGCTCTCTTCTGA
- the thiS gene encoding sulfur carrier protein ThiS, whose product MVQIIVNGTPETVSVCSIAELVIQKGLRTEALVIEWNRQILKQEEWPFIQLQEQDQLELLQFVGGG is encoded by the coding sequence ATGGTACAGATCATTGTCAACGGAACGCCGGAAACCGTCTCTGTCTGCTCTATTGCCGAGTTGGTGATACAAAAAGGACTGAGAACGGAAGCACTGGTGATTGAATGGAATCGACAGATCCTGAAACAGGAGGAATGGCCATTCATCCAACTGCAGGAGCAAGATCAACTTGAGCTGTTGCAGTTTGTCGGTGGAGGTTGA
- a CDS encoding thiazole synthase, with amino-acid sequence MAKVCLPDDSLQLGPIRFTNRLFTGTGKFAANNQIPEMLAASGSEMITVALRRVDLLSPSENILDCIPKNVTLLPNTSGARTAEQAVRIARIAREAGCGDFIKIEVITDMKYLMPDNWETLQATETLANEGFVVLPYVLPDLPLAKRLENAGAAAVMPLGAPIGSNRGLETKTLLALLIENCTVPIVVDAGLGRPSHAAAAMEMGADAVLVNTAIATARDPVAMGQAFDLAVKAGRTAYLAELAEQSAMARPSSPLTGFLDE; translated from the coding sequence ATGGCAAAGGTCTGTTTACCTGACGACAGTTTACAGCTGGGACCGATTCGTTTTACCAATCGCCTGTTCACCGGCACCGGCAAGTTTGCAGCAAACAATCAGATTCCGGAGATGTTGGCAGCCAGTGGATCAGAGATGATAACCGTGGCCCTCAGACGGGTTGATCTGTTGAGCCCTTCAGAAAACATCCTTGATTGCATCCCTAAGAATGTCACCCTCTTACCCAACACCTCGGGAGCCCGGACAGCAGAACAGGCTGTTCGTATTGCCCGTATTGCCCGGGAGGCCGGCTGCGGAGACTTCATCAAGATCGAAGTGATCACCGATATGAAGTATCTGATGCCGGACAACTGGGAAACCCTGCAAGCAACCGAAACTCTGGCCAATGAGGGGTTTGTTGTTCTTCCTTATGTTCTGCCGGACCTTCCTCTGGCCAAGCGGCTGGAAAATGCGGGGGCTGCTGCTGTCATGCCATTGGGTGCTCCCATTGGCTCGAACCGCGGCCTGGAGACTAAAACGCTCCTGGCACTCTTAATTGAAAACTGTACTGTCCCCATAGTGGTGGATGCCGGTCTTGGTCGCCCCTCACATGCGGCAGCTGCCATGGAAATGGGGGCCGATGCCGTGCTCGTCAATACGGCCATAGCAACAGCCCGCGATCCGGTGGCCATGGGACAGGCTTTTGATCTGGCGGTCAAAGCCGGTCGGACTGCCTATTTAGCCGAGTTGGCCGAGCAATCGGCCATGGCCAGACCATCATCGCCGCTTACCGGTTTTCTTGATGAGTGA
- the thiH gene encoding 2-iminoacetate synthase ThiH: MSFFDTIKQYHAFEFTQFFNTVTSTDVERSLAKNRLNTFDFLTLLSPAAAGYLEAMAQKAHQITVQQFGRTIQIFIPLYISNHCTNHCLYCGFNHNNRIARRRLTLDEIEAEAAVIASTGMQHVLFLTGEAPHFTPMNYLVEVTRCLKRFFASVAIEIYPLEVEEYRQLWEAGADGMTLFQETYDQGVYQRVHPAGRKRDFHWRLNAPERAAQGGMRVVNIGPLLGLTEPRSEIFFTGLHAKYLEDRYLETEVAVSLPRFNQAEGNFIPDHLVADRDFVQFMTALRLFLPRAGLTISTRENAAFRDRLLPLGVTRYSAGSSTGVGGYAELLSSGQTPQFEITDKRSVAEVAAAIIAHGYQPVYKDWDRIE, translated from the coding sequence ATGTCTTTTTTTGACACCATTAAACAGTATCATGCATTTGAGTTCACGCAATTTTTCAACACCGTAACCAGCACTGATGTTGAACGGAGTCTGGCTAAAAACAGGCTCAACACCTTTGATTTTCTGACTCTGCTCAGCCCTGCTGCCGCCGGATACCTGGAGGCAATGGCTCAAAAGGCACATCAGATCACAGTGCAGCAGTTTGGCCGAACCATACAGATATTCATTCCCCTGTACATCTCCAATCACTGCACCAACCACTGCCTCTACTGCGGCTTTAATCATAACAATCGGATTGCACGGCGCAGGCTCACTCTGGATGAAATCGAAGCAGAGGCCGCAGTCATTGCCTCCACCGGCATGCAACATGTCCTGTTCCTCACCGGCGAAGCCCCGCATTTCACCCCCATGAACTATCTGGTTGAGGTGACCCGCTGCCTGAAGCGTTTCTTTGCCTCTGTTGCCATTGAGATCTATCCACTGGAAGTTGAAGAGTATCGGCAGTTATGGGAGGCCGGGGCCGACGGCATGACACTCTTTCAGGAGACCTATGACCAAGGTGTCTATCAACGAGTGCATCCGGCAGGGAGAAAGCGTGATTTTCACTGGCGGCTCAATGCGCCGGAGCGGGCCGCCCAGGGGGGTATGCGAGTAGTGAATATCGGCCCTTTGCTCGGGCTCACTGAACCGAGGAGTGAAATTTTCTTTACCGGACTGCATGCCAAGTATCTGGAAGACAGGTATCTCGAAACCGAGGTGGCTGTCTCGTTACCCCGATTCAATCAGGCCGAAGGCAACTTCATACCTGATCACCTGGTTGCTGACAGAGATTTTGTCCAGTTCATGACCGCCCTGCGCCTCTTCCTGCCGCGGGCAGGATTGACCATCTCCACCCGAGAAAATGCAGCCTTCCGTGATCGTCTTCTTCCCTTGGGAGTAACCCGTTACTCAGCCGGGTCCAGCACCGGTGTCGGCGGTTATGCCGAGCTTCTCTCCTCAGGACAGACACCACAGTTTGAAATAACCGACAAGCGCAGTGTTGCAGAGGTGGCGGCAGCGATCATTGCCCATGGGTATCAGCCGGTTTACAAAGACTGGGACCGGATCGAGTGA
- the thiF gene encoding sulfur carrier protein ThiS adenylyltransferase ThiF: protein MKIAIVGVGGIGSNVAVNLVRSGITWLRIIDFDRVEPSNLNRQFYFYEQIGRHKVEALAENLRRIQPEVHIETITAKINAENCCLLLADCNLIVEGLDQAADKKILLEKLGNERLIVSACGIAGMHLDNISSRQIGNCHISGDFITACGVAPLYAHKVCTVANHMTAYILHVWSEQHANSAG from the coding sequence GTGAAGATAGCTATTGTCGGAGTCGGCGGCATTGGTTCCAACGTTGCGGTCAATCTGGTGCGCAGCGGTATCACCTGGTTGCGGATTATTGACTTTGACCGGGTGGAACCCTCCAATCTTAACCGCCAGTTTTATTTTTATGAGCAGATCGGTCGTCACAAAGTTGAGGCCCTTGCAGAAAACCTTCGTCGGATCCAACCTGAGGTGCACATCGAGACCATCACTGCCAAAATCAATGCAGAGAACTGTTGCCTGCTGTTGGCAGACTGCAACCTTATCGTGGAAGGCCTTGACCAGGCCGCGGATAAAAAAATACTGCTGGAAAAGCTGGGCAATGAACGCCTAATCGTTTCCGCCTGCGGCATTGCAGGCATGCATCTGGACAACATCAGCAGCCGTCAGATCGGTAACTGTCATATCAGCGGTGACTTTATCACAGCCTGTGGTGTTGCACCACTTTATGCCCATAAGGTCTGCACAGTTGCCAACCACATGACCGCGTACATCCTTCACGTATGGAGTGAACAGCATGCAAATTCTGCCGGATAA